One genomic segment of Thermoanaerobaculia bacterium includes these proteins:
- the tuf gene encoding elongation factor Tu (EF-Tu; promotes GTP-dependent binding of aminoacyl-tRNA to the A-site of ribosomes during protein biosynthesis; when the tRNA anticodon matches the mRNA codon, GTP hydrolysis results; the inactive EF-Tu-GDP leaves the ribosome and release of GDP is promoted by elongation factor Ts; many prokaryotes have two copies of the gene encoding EF-Tu), whose protein sequence is EMVMPGDNVAMEIELITPIAMEKGLRFAIREGGRTVGAGTITEIIQ, encoded by the coding sequence GGAGATGGTGATGCCGGGCGACAACGTGGCGATGGAGATCGAGCTGATCACGCCCATCGCCATGGAGAAGGGGCTGCGGTTCGCCATCCGCGAGGGCGGCCGCACCGTCGGCGCCGGAACCATCACCGAGATCATTCA